A stretch of the Sphingobacterium thalpophilum genome encodes the following:
- a CDS encoding gamma carbonic anhydrase family protein — MALILSVLDKTPLIAEECFLAPNATIVGDVALGHHCSVWFNAVIRGDVNYIRIGNYTNIQDAAVIHCTYKKCGTTIGNYVNIGHQAMIHGCIINDHVLIGMGAIVMDNAIVESNVIVAAGAVVLENTRCESGFLYAGVPAKKIKPLTEDQRALLQQLPNNYVLYSSWF, encoded by the coding sequence ATGGCACTTATTTTATCTGTTCTGGACAAGACTCCACTGATTGCTGAAGAATGCTTCCTGGCGCCGAACGCGACGATTGTCGGCGATGTGGCGCTTGGACATCATTGTTCCGTCTGGTTTAACGCTGTAATACGTGGAGATGTAAACTATATTCGCATTGGTAATTATACGAATATTCAAGATGCTGCAGTCATACACTGTACCTATAAAAAATGCGGTACCACTATAGGAAATTATGTTAATATTGGCCACCAGGCGATGATACATGGTTGTATTATTAACGACCATGTTCTGATCGGCATGGGGGCTATAGTAATGGATAATGCAATAGTTGAGTCCAATGTGATCGTGGCGGCCGGAGCTGTGGTTTTGGAAAACACCCGTTGTGAATCCGGCTTCCTTTACGCTGGTGTACCAGCTAAAAAAATAAAACCGTTAACGGAAGACCAGAGAGCATTGCTTCAGCAATTACCGAATAATTACGTTTTATATAGTTCTTGGTTTTAG
- a CDS encoding Ig-like domain-containing protein → MLIGLSIQCASIQQPTGGPKDSIPPKILQENPTNFSKNFHAKKIIITFDEYIKLANQQKEFSVTPEMESAPQFKVRKKNLEITLPDSLEKNTTYSIYFGKGLVDYNAGNALVNYAYVFATGDKIDSLSISGNVKSATTKEVVKEVKVLLIPTSQDSIFGKKKANIFTTTDTAGNYKLNNLREGTYRIYALQEKNNDRIYNAADEEIGFLKDSIVLDRDLSNINLEIFKGIPKKFRTQEKKFEKNGSVLLVFNRRVDQPKLEILNDEVNNKDKIVRFSKTSDSASIFLPNLKIDSLKLILSENDAPLDTILVRKGNVKIDQTIEPIFSPNNGKVDRITHLQVSAITPIKSIDKTKVKFKEDSLLRTNYQLAVDSANSNIYHIRYNWRKEKKYQIEFTEGAINGYFGETNKDKKIELVYDDSENYGDLTFDFTDLDSNTTYLVELINEKKDRVYRVDRIDADTPKVLYKQYPGGKYTIRVIRDDNNNGIWDTGDVEQRTFPEPVVYLNKVFTIRANWEQKDSFSLNGLKKE, encoded by the coding sequence ATGCTAATTGGCCTATCCATACAGTGTGCCAGCATACAACAGCCTACAGGAGGCCCCAAGGATTCCATTCCGCCCAAAATTCTCCAGGAAAATCCTACGAACTTTTCGAAGAACTTCCACGCAAAAAAAATTATCATAACGTTCGATGAATATATCAAACTTGCCAATCAGCAGAAAGAATTCAGCGTCACCCCAGAGATGGAAAGCGCTCCTCAGTTCAAGGTCAGAAAAAAGAATCTGGAAATTACTTTACCTGATTCCCTTGAGAAGAATACAACTTACAGTATATACTTTGGAAAAGGTCTCGTCGACTATAACGCGGGGAATGCATTGGTAAACTATGCCTATGTGTTCGCTACAGGAGATAAAATCGATTCGCTAAGCATATCGGGCAATGTGAAAAGCGCCACCACAAAGGAAGTTGTCAAGGAGGTAAAAGTACTTCTCATCCCAACAAGCCAGGATTCAATCTTTGGAAAAAAGAAAGCCAACATCTTCACCACGACTGACACAGCAGGCAATTATAAACTCAACAATCTACGCGAGGGAACATACAGGATATATGCGCTACAGGAAAAAAATAACGACCGTATATATAATGCTGCCGATGAGGAAATCGGCTTTTTAAAGGACTCTATCGTGCTCGATCGCGATTTAAGCAATATAAATCTTGAAATATTCAAGGGAATTCCAAAAAAATTCAGAACCCAAGAGAAGAAATTTGAAAAAAATGGTAGTGTTTTGCTGGTATTCAACAGAAGGGTTGACCAACCAAAACTGGAAATTCTCAACGATGAAGTCAACAACAAAGATAAAATTGTCCGATTCTCAAAAACCTCAGACTCTGCCAGTATCTTTCTTCCCAATTTGAAAATAGACTCGCTAAAGCTTATTCTCAGTGAAAACGATGCTCCCCTGGATACCATACTGGTGCGCAAAGGAAATGTAAAAATAGATCAAACAATTGAACCTATCTTTTCCCCAAATAATGGCAAAGTAGACCGAATAACACACTTACAGGTATCAGCAATTACGCCTATAAAAAGCATCGATAAAACGAAGGTAAAATTTAAGGAAGACTCTCTTTTACGTACAAACTACCAGCTAGCAGTGGATAGTGCAAACAGCAATATATACCATATTCGTTATAATTGGCGGAAAGAAAAAAAGTACCAGATTGAGTTTACCGAAGGTGCAATTAACGGATACTTTGGAGAGACAAATAAAGATAAGAAAATTGAATTAGTCTACGATGACAGTGAAAACTACGGCGATCTTACCTTTGATTTTACAGATCTGGACAGCAATACCACTTACTTGGTTGAACTAATCAACGAAAAGAAAGACAGGGTATACCGTGTAGATAGAATCGATGCCGATACTCCGAAGGTATTGTATAAACAGTATCCGGGTGGTAAATACACGATTCGGGTCATTCGAGATGATAACAACAATGGCATTTGGGACACAGGAGACGTTGAACAACGCACCTTCCCAGAGCCTGTGGTCTACCTAAACAAAGTATTTACCATACGCGCAAACTGGGAGCAAAAAGATAGCTTTTCACTAAATGGCCTCAAAAAAGAGTAA